The Harpia harpyja isolate bHarHar1 chromosome 10, bHarHar1 primary haplotype, whole genome shotgun sequence genome includes a region encoding these proteins:
- the OGA gene encoding protein O-GlcNAcase, translated as MVQKEGQTALEEPQGSPNPAGVAGAPLEPPGAAAGPVPGGEETDTETETALGSRRFLCGVVEGFYGRPWVMEQRKELFRRLQKWGLNTYLYAPKDDYKHRMFWREMYSVEEAEQLMTLISAAREHEIEFIYAISPGLDITFSNPKEVSTLKRKLDQVSQFGCRSFALLFDDIDHNMCAADKEVFSSFAHAQVSITNEIYQYLGEPDTFLFCPTEYCGTFCYPNVAQSPYLRTVGEKLLPGIEVLWTGPKVVSKDIPVESIEEVSKIIRRAPVIWDNIHANDYDQKRLFLGPYKGRSTELIPRLKGVLTNPNCEFEANYVAIHTLATWYKSNMNGVRKDVVMTDTEDSTVSIQIKLENEGSDEDIETDVLYSPQMALKLALTEWLQEFGVPQQYSSRQVAHSGAKTTVGDVGPLVAPSSLNAATVVTTVYQEPIMSQGAALSSESPALVKEEEKKQSDEEPMDMVVEKQDDADKNANQILTDIAEAKMAEELKPMDTDKESIAESKSPEMSMQEDSGSDIAPMQTDEQINKEQFVPGPNEKPLYTVEPVTLEDLQLLADLFYLPYEHGPKGAQMLREFQWLRANSSVVSVNCKGKDAEKIEEWRNRAAKFEEMCSLVMGMFTRLSNCANRTILYDMYSYVWDIKSIMSMVKSFVQWLGCRSQSSAQFLSGDQEPWAFRGGLAGEFQRLLPIDGANDLFFQPPPLTPTSKVYTIRPYFPKDEASVYKICREMYADGADQPFHSLPDLIGDKLVGGLLTLSLDYCFVLEDEDGICGYALGTVDVTPFIKKCKMSWIPFMQEKYTKPNSDKELSEAEKIMLSFHEEQEVLPESFLANFPSLIKIDIHKKVTDPSVAKSMMACLLSSLKANGSRGAFCEVRPDDKRILEFYSKLGCFEIAKMEGFPKDVVILGRSL; from the exons aTGGTGCAGAAGGAGGGGCAGACGGCGCTGGAGGAGCCCCAAGGCAGCCCCAACCCGGCCGGAGTGGCCGGCGCTCCCTTAGAgccgccgggcgccgccgcggggccggtcCCGGGGGGCGAGGAAACCGACACCGAGACGGAGACCGCGCTGGGCTCCCGCCGCTTCCTCTGCGGCGTCGTGGAAG GATTCTATGGAAGACCTTGGGTTATGGAGCAGAGGAAAGAACTTTTTAGAAG aCTTCAGAAGTGGGGACTAAATACATACCTGTATGCTCCAAAGGATGACTACAAGCACAGGATGTTCTGGCGAGAAATGTACTCTGTGGAGGAAGCGG AGCAGCTAATGACTCTAATATCAGCTGCACGAGAACATGAAATAGAATTCATCTATGCAATCTCTCCTGGACTTGACATCACTTTCTCCAATCCTAAAGAGGTATCCACATTGAAACGCAAGCTGGACCAG GTTTCTCAGTTTGGCTGCAGATCTTTTGCATTGCTGTTTGATGATATTGATCACAACATGTGTGCAGCAGACAAAGAAGTTTTCAGTTCCTTTGCACATGCTCAAGTCTCGATCACAAATGAAATTTATCAATATCTAGGAGAACCAGACACAttccttttctgtcctacag AGTACTGTGGAACTTTCTGTTATCCAAATGTTGCCCAGTCACCATATTTACGGACTGTAGGAGAAAAGCTGCTCCCTGGCATCGAGGTGTTATGGACAG GTCCAAAAGTTGTATCCAAAGACATTCCAGTAGAGTCCATTGAAGAAGTTTCTAAGATCATCAGGAGAGCACCAGTTATCTGGGATAACATTCATGCTAATGATTATGATCAAAAGAGGCTTTTTCTTGGGCCTTACAAAGGTCGGTCAACTGAGCTCATCCCTCGACTAAAGGGAGTTCTGACCAATCCAAACTGTGAATTTGAAGCCAATTATGTTGCTATTCACACGCTTGCTACCTGGTACAAGTCTAACATGAATGGAGTGAGAAAAGATGTAGTGATGA CTGATACTGAAGACAGTACAGTTTCTATCCAGATTAAATTGGAAAATGAAGGGAGTGATGAAGATATTGAAACGGATGTTCTCTACAGCCCACAAATGGCCCTGAAGTTGGCCTTAACGGAATGGTTGCAGGAATTTGGGGTACCTCAACAATACAGCA GTAGGCAAGTGGCCCACAGTGGTGCTAAAACTACTGTGGGGGATGTAGGGCCTCTGGTGGCACCATCCTCTTTAAATGCAGCAACTGTGGTTACCACGGTTTACCAAGAACCCATCATGAGTCAGGGGGCAGCACTGAGCAGCGAGTCACCGGCCTTGgtaaaggaggaagagaagaagcaATCTGATGAGGAACCAATGGACATGGTGGTGGAAAAACAAGATGACGCAGACAAGAATGCTAATCAGATACTGACAGATATTGCCGAAGCCAAGATGGCAGAGGAGTTGAAGCCAATGGATACCGATAAGGAGAGCATAGCTGAATCAAAGTCCCCAGAGATGTCTATGCAGGAAGACTCTGGTAGTGACATTGCCCCTATGCAGACTGATGAGCAAATTAACAAAGAACAGTTTGTGCCTGGGCCAAATGAAAAGCCTCTCTACACAGTAGAACCAGTGACTTTAGAGGACTTGCAGCTTCTTGCTGACTTGTTTTACCTTCCATATGAACATGGGCCCAAAGGCGCACAGATGCTGAGAGAATTCCAGTGGCTCAGAGCAAATAGCAGTGTTGTCAGTGTTAATTGCAAAGGAAAGGATGCTGAAAAA ATAGAAGAATGGCGTAACCGAGCAGCCAAGTTTGAAGAGATGTGCAGCTTGGTGATGGGGATGTTCACTCGCCTCTCCAACTGTGCCAACAGGACAATCCTTTATGACATGTACTCCTACGTCTGGGATATCAAGAGTATTATGTCAATGGTGAAATCTTTTGTGCAGTGGTTAG GGTGTCGTAGTCAATCTTCAGCACAGTTCTTAAGTGGAGACCAAGAACCCTGGGCCTTTAGAGGTGGTCTAGCAGGAGAGTTCCAG CGTTTGCTGCCTATTGATGGGGCAAATGACCTCTTTTTTCAACCACCTCCATTAACGCCCACTTCCAAAGTGTACACCATACGACCCTACTTTCCTAAAGATGAG GCATCTGTATATAAGATCTGCAGAGAAATGTATGCTGATGGAGCTGATCAACCCTTCCATAGTCTACCAGATTTAATTGGAGACAA GTTAGTAGGAGGTCTGCTCACCCTCAGCCTGGATTACTGCTTCGTCTTAGAAGATGAGGATGGCATATGTGGCTATGCTTTGGGAACGGTTGATGTGActcctttcattaaaaaatgcaaaatgtcttGGATCCCTTTCATGCAAGAAAAATATACTAAACCAAATAGTGACAAGGAGCTGTCTGAGGCAGAG aaaataatgctAAGCTTCCATGAAGAGCAAGAAGTATTGCCAGAATCGTTCCTTGCCAACTTCCCATCATTGATAAAGATTGATATCCACAAAAAAGTGACAGATCCAAGCGTGGCCAAAAGTATGATGGCCTGCCTTCTTTCTTCTCTAAAGGCTAATG gcTCCCGTGGGGCTTTTTGTGAAGTGAGACCAGATGATAAAAGAATCCTGGAATTTTACAGCAAGCTGGGTTGTTTTGAAATTGCTAAAATGGAAGGATTTCCAAAGGATGTTGTTATCCTTGGAAGAAGCCTGTGA
- the NPM3 gene encoding LOW QUALITY PROTEIN: nucleoplasmin-3 (The sequence of the model RefSeq protein was modified relative to this genomic sequence to represent the inferred CDS: deleted 2 bases in 1 codon) — translation MWDDAAGPFGLVTPSREPGADRAGRGGSARLGWARPAPLPAPRCRLMEPHGPGCPGSVLFGCELTANTKSYTFQVDEEDDSDHILALSVVCLTDGAKDECNVVEVVGRNHENQEIAVPMANLKLSCQPLLSLDNFKLQPPVTFRLAAGSGPVHLTGWHRIVHREDASFEEDDDLSEEEEELAPIMPAKK, via the exons ATGTGGGATGATGCTGCGGGGCCCTTTGGTTTGGTTACCCCCAGCCGGGAGCCGGGGGCGgaccgg gcggggcggggcggctcggctcggctcggctgggctcggcccGCCCCGCTCCCAGCGCCGCGCTGCCGCCTCATGGAGCCGCACGGGCCCGGCTGCCCCGGCAGCGTCCTCTTCG GCTGCGAGCTCACTGCCAATACCAAATCCTACACGTTTCAAGTGGACGAGGAAGATGACTCTGACCACATTTTGGCCCTGTCTGTG GTCTGCCTCACAGATGGTGCCAAGGATGAGTGCAATGTGGTGGAGGTCGTTGGACGAAACCACGAGAACCAGGAGATCGCCGTGCCCATGGCAAACCTGAAGTTGTCATGCCAGCCCTTG CTGAGTCTGGACAACTTCAAGCTCCAGCCTCCGGTGACCTTCCGCCTGGCAGCGGGCTCTGGCCCAGTACACCTCACCGGCTGGCACCGGATAG TGCACAGGGAAGATGCTTCCTTTGAGGAAGACGATGACTtgtctgaggaggaggaggaacttGCTCCTATCATGCCAGCCAAGAAATAG